tcagataggaaaaacgtattttaagttctgaatgtgtataaaaacataaaaaatataggtggttcacgattccccacaagctatgatttgcaaattggttgcgtttgtgtgacttattgatgtttcataaaaaattccttttccacgtgaaagatcatgacaaaactaagatcataagcgtacacagtaaacgaaaattaccgagttcggttatttttttaccgaaatcctaacatgtgtaaatcgttaaactgttcggtaattttttcggtaaaaaataaacgaacatcggtaaatcgatccttcatttaccgatgttcgtttattttttaccgaaaaaattaccgaacagtttaacgatttacacatgttaggatttcggtaaaaaaattaccgaactcggtaattttcgtttactgtgtatgagcatatttttgttatgcactttaggttccccatcgatgaaattatcgggtgtttttttttaattatgtaagtacatttttctaacttttttttttgcttgataaatgaaagaagcatatgatgcacatttcagtcaacaacatatagaaatatatgcacacgcaaagcgacgacgatgacagttggtttgagatttttatctctacacacatctgagatattcaaagtggcccacgtttccccatggcccacgataccccactctcccctacataaaaTTTGCTCTATCATTTACGCCTGAATGTAGATTGCCGATATGTAATTTTTGCTTCTTAAATTTTAAGGAGTCAAGTGTTGCATTTCGTTAATTCCATATGTTCTATTAATTGGAATGATAATCAAATTTacgaataaaaaactgaaatttcagtCAATTAAACCggtgaattaaaaaatcagatactgcgaagcaaagccaaaatcgGATGTCTGTTTCTTGAAGTAAGATTTTGTCTACCGGAAGAACCGAGATAGttcttcaaaacattcattagtctcaattcaaaaaatatttcattagcAAAATACagcaaagctgtcagaagttatagCACAGAAAAGTTAAAAGCATTTTAAATATGTAcctacaaaaatatgatttttaaacatGTTCGTTCGGAACCAACTACAGGTAACCTGATAAAAATATcgactttatttgaaaatacaatGAATCTGATATCATCATAATCGATAAAGATTTTCGGCCAGGGGAATGTCAAAAACTACAGATCAAATATCCCCGACACGAATATATAGCTATGGAAGGTTACATAAATTAGGATTGAATCTTCGCACTATTAAAAATGTGGAACATTCAAGGTCTCACTCGAATTCTTTAGTACTTTAATGGAGATCTCTTGCAATCAACAAATTCGACTAATTTTTTAGCGCGATTCACTCTCATTTTTCtcgatgaaatttcaataattttctgaaTTGTTGGGTCTGTTATAAAACGCCCTAATGCATGTTAAATGTTAAACTTAGATAGTATACGTTTACCTCCAGGCGTTTACTTTTTAAGAAAACGAATAGGAAACGAGGAACAGGATCGCAGATAATAGTTGAAAAAGTTTGTAAATATAATCTCTCATCTGCTTGCCTTTAAGCTCTAAGATTTATCAACCAGGAGCCGGGTAAATCCGGGCGAATGTACTTAAACCACTTTAAACTTAataattccatatttttaatccaaaatCAGGATATTTTCCGTCCAAATTGTAGGTACTTCCAACTGCGATCACATTGTATTTCAGTATTCCAATATGTGTTAATGTTTATTTCTAAGAAACAACAAGattgaaacattaaatgaaattttcgttCTTGACagcaaaaactaaaattaacgCAATTCGATTTGAGTTTTCTGTTTAATTTCGCGAAAAGCTCAGGTCAGCAGATAACTACTTGCTTGAAAATACTTTGGTTCctactcaaaatttgaacgttGCCTACATACTGGCGTTTAATGTAATATAACTaatctaaaaaatattaaatattattaAGTCAGGCTTAATATACCAACCTTATTAAGAAAACGATTACAACAGAGTCGATTAGAGTCAATTTCGATTGCAAATCTTCATTCGATTTTCCTGTTTGGGTCTTCTAAATTtgttgcttaaaaaatttccttataaattttgtagaagcgTTCTCAGAACAATCTAGAAGTAAcggataattgaaaaatatttttaaagcccCTCGTTTCAAAATATAACGTGCGTTACATTATCCAACATGTCAAATTCTGACAGTTGCTGTCACTCACACTACTAAACAAAAACGTCAACAATGTAAAGTGGTGTTGGTGTAAACACCAATCGTGCGAGAGCGACAGCAACAAAACCGATCCGCGAACTGCGACCATATGCGTGCGCACGAACGAGACAACTGGCTGCACCATCCACGTATATCATCCGGAATCCAAATAAAGGTCCATTTTACAAAAGTCAAACGCAAATCTTGCTCTTTTCCAACCTCCGCCGTCGAGGAACAAACACGTGTTTTGTGAGTGGAAGTGAACGCCAGAAATAATTAGAATTTCGCCAGAATGCCGCTCGCCAAGGATTTCCTGCACCCGCTTCCGGCCGAGGAGAAGCGCAAGCACAAGCTGAAGCGCCTGGTGCCGCACCCGAACTCCTACTTCATGGACGTCAAGTGCCCCGGATGCTACAAGATCACAACCGTATTCAGCCATGCCCAGAGCGTCGTCGTCTGCTCCAACTGCACCACGATCCTGTGCCAGCCGACCGGTGGAAAGGCCCGCCTGACGGAGGGTTGCTCGTTCCGCAAGAAGCCCTACTAAAAATCGGAAGAGGTCCTACCGGGTCTGCTCGGTAACGCTTTAGGTTAAGGATGGTAACAACAAAGTACGCCCGGAAAGTGTGCCCTGCTATTCCGGTGAAGATTACTTGGACCGGGAAGTGGAGAACTGCTGTGCGATAGTTGAATACGAAATCTTCAATATTTAACCTATGTAAATCAAGTTGAATGTCCAAGAATTGACCGGAATAAAGGAcgatttttcggtgaaaatcgGATCGATTCTGTTTATCAGAAAAGTGGCACTGTTTTTGAGGTTATGTGATATCACAATCCCATTCAGGAAGAAAACAAAACGGAATGGAATTTTTACCCTTAACCAGTCCCCAGcgaatgtgtgatttttattGTGGAAAAAGTTAATGATGGTAACTTGGTGTGATAATATGGTGCAATTCGTTGCACCCAACAGGTCCAGTTTGGCATTTCACAATGTTAGATTGTTTTGATTCAAGCAGTAATTGGTTCAAAAACAGGAAAGTTCCTGATTTTTCATGAGTGTGGtagaaacttcaaaaattataatcggATCCGCTTTAAAGAGTTTCCAGTTTAATCTGAATGATTATTAAAGTTGTTGTGGCTTCGCTATCGTTagtcaaattaaaattattagaatACAACGATTTTTAAGAATTATTCTGATCatgtagatttttgttttgattttgatcaagTGGAATGGATCCGGATATAATTATCAATCAAATTCGCTTTCACtacaaagatttatttttcatttcagttGATAGAAGATCAGGAATCTGGATAAGTatttacctacctacctaagggtccggcgccgattcaccgacgcatagggctgagataaaagatctcacaatgttgaattttcaacatttaataGTTTTGCTGACAGCCCTTTTGTttatactttttcaaaaatatttatcatataaattatattataaggttaaatctaaaaattttattttcttcattctgTTCAACACATTTGAGTCATTCTTCTAGTCTTCTATCAgtctatttaaaattttgatctctcaccgaaaaaaaatcaaaaattttcgaaaatataaattcacgataatttctttcaaaataagaattttacaaTATATTATTAAGGCATCTGTTGAAAATCAATATCAGTTATCACacaattaatataaaattctaGTAAAAGCACAGATTTACTAATAACTGTTAATTTGACtgaatgaatttgaatgaaGAACAGTTTCAGTTGTTCAATCATAAAAAACACCTTTTTGAAGCCCAATTTCAGTTGTTCATCATAAATAACCATATATAACATAAAGctcttttgaattcaaatggACTGCAATTCaatgttgatatttttaataaatttatatggaaatcaCATCACTAATGATatatttactaaatttaaaGAGAGCTtcgttgaagaattttttttctatcttataaaattaaattcataaggCGTTTTTACTGAAACAGTTgatgaatcaaataaaatacgAATACCTATCTTCGAGGTTTTTTTGCCTAGACTATCAAGGCTAATGAAAGGCACAACACAAAACTTTCTTGTATAAATTCTGATAATTATTTAAGCTTTTGtatacctttttttattttattaacgtGCCTTCATCTTATCCGTTTGTAACTTTTAACGTCaagaatttatttaataaaaaaaataattgcaaatatATACCATAGATCGATGCAAGTTGTGTATTATGGGATGTTTTAAAGTCATGAACTTCAACAACTCGCTTATTCAGCCCAATGAAATTTAATGTTGTATGGAAATTCGTGTGggaaatgttcaaaattattcaattcattttttgtttctgattgtgaaattatagatggatattTGCAAAGCAAACACCTTAACTTGGCTCAGTATCGTAGTACCAAAAATTTAGTGTTTCTCGAGGAAATATTTGACTATAGAACATTTTAGCAAATAAAGGAAGCccaaatattttcacaaaattattcaaatattgcTGTTTCCAATATTGCTaattcaatatgcaaaaattaCTTTTCCCACACAAAATGAAGACATGTTACGATCATTTGGATACCAACcgcaaatctttcaaatttaacaaaaaaactttgtaaTCCATAAGGTATCGAACAAACTTAAGGGAGCCATAAGTCAAAATTTGCTACTAACGGACCTAGTTGTAAATTAAATGCAATCGATATCTCAACACAGAGAAATCTTAATTCTTTTACATTCTTAGGCAGAAGTTTGACCTAcgttttgatgttttcaaataGAAATGGTTTTTGCAAAACCATAGATATACATCTATAGGTATCGTCCATTTAGCAATCTACGGAAagcaagttacaaaaataataaagctTCAAATAATTCCCCAACTGCATAATTGTTtcgtacgtttttttttttttttttctcaaaattctgaataaattgtcaaaatcgatcGATTCGTCGATATTCGTTGGTCATAAAATTCGAATCGAAAAGTGCTATTTGCGACGATAATTTTTCTGATAGGGTTAAAACAGGACGCAGCCAAAATGTCAGTTTGACAGCCGTCAGTCGTCCGATTTCGAtcccgaaaaatcaatttggcAACACTGCACAAGCCAGGCTgcgaaaaaacattttccaacttcCTTCGTGTCACAAATGGTTGCTTCGTCTGTTTGTTCCGTGTAAATTAGTGCTATTTTCGTGATAATTTCCGGTTTTCCGTAACCGAACCTTGTGCCACTTTGTTCAGACATCTACGGTAAGTATTTTGTGCTAGTTTTAACATCGGGATAGTCATGGGTTAGTAgtgatttttcgattttaaatttccttGTTCAGGGCCTCCCATCCATTAAGGCGAAGCGAAAAGAAAAAAGGGAAGACATGGAGCAAAAATACAACATGGCTGACCGAAGATCTGGCGGATCGAGCCGAAATAATTTTAACGATGAAAAAAGCCCGGCCGACATTCCACCGATGTCCCGGCTCTTTATCATCTGCAGCAAATCGATGACCGAGGACCTGCTGCGGGAACATTTCGGCAAGTACGGGCTCATCGAGGAGATCTGGATCGTGAAGGACCGGCAGTCGGGTGACGCCAAGGGGGTGGCGTACATCAAGTTTTCCAAAACCTCGGAGGCGGCCCAAGCCCTGGAGGAGATGAACGGGAAAACTATTGGGGACAATTCCCGGCCGATAAAGGTGAGTTGCTTTCATTTTTGGGTAGTTTTTTCTAGAAACATCGAATGCTTTAAtttttatctattcaaatacaaacataaattcaattaaaatgtaTATGAGTTGAAAATATCAATGTTTATAGCCaaatttttgtagaaattttttttgtgattaataACATTTAAACAATACTTATGCATGTTCATATGAAGAGTGTACcaactttacaaaaaaaaaaaaatcaaaaatagcctAGTAATGCTGTTAATCATAAAacataaggccggaacaaatttcaaatccttcttttgttacTTGGAGTTGCAACATCGCGAGTGTGTGGGGGGGTGTgtggcaataaaaaataatgcgaaaaacaaataaatttgaataaattgcacgaaagcttgtatgcaacaaaattacatactatatcattgcacaaaatctataaatcaagtaattttttatcggaaaattcaataaaaataagaattcaagaggtgaaataacttccatcttccaaaatttgttttttagtcttgtaatctttcggatatttgaacttttttttcgaaatttagatgaaatacttaaaactttatttattccccccttcgggttttttggaaatttcgtaggagggggggggggggggggggggggggttacaaaagaagaatttgatatttgttacaGCCTAATTGCTATCCAAAAAAAAGATATCATCTGAGGAAAAAGGACATTATTAGGTTAAATTCCTATAGAAAAAGGAAGAAAGATATCACATTTTGaccaacataattttttatggaTCCGAAAACTTGAAAGTACTGCAGCAGTAAATTGTCACTTCATTCCAGTCAAAACCAGAGCTATTGGAGATCGGGAACAGCCCCATAGATAAAAAAGTGtggacaaagtttacaaaaaatcaaactaatacacacaaatacactgccatcgtctgaactcgtcgagctgattcgataggtacctataaaggtatatctaagacccataattaatgatctcccaaatcgaccgataactatacctttctgaaagaaaggcaaaaccctgaaaaatcaatgtaaaaaaCCTTAGAGCTCTTAGTTCGGCACCCTTGTAACAGCACGGAATTGAATAAGCATTGAGGATTCGTAGACTTCCAAATACATCAGATTCCGTCTTCCAACCCTCATCTACGACAAATTTCGGGGTTATCTAGAATTAGTTTGGATCAGGTTTCAGTCCACATGTCAACCAGCAGATCTTTTCATCTGCTCATTGACTTAACCAACATGTGTTTACCTGACAAATTCTTGCAGACACATCTGACAGCGACCATTTCCcagtacagtaaggtttttgcgcgttttttttacgcggttttcgggaattaacgcagttttttacacggttttcggaaTTCACGcggtatttgagaaaaaatttttttcgaaggaaaacacttagaatcttatgaggacctgaggcatgagacttgagacctgagacatgagacttgagacatgaaacatgagacctaagacataagatatgagatatgatacgtgagacaagagacatgagacttgatctgaaacaaaagacacgagacttgagacctgagacctgagataagagacctgagacatgtcTCTgttctcatatctcaggtcggATGTCTCAAATCTAAAGTCTCATCTCAGGCCTCAAGTTTCACTTcttttgtctcaggtctcatgtttcaagtctcatgtctcaggtctcaggcctcaagtctcaagttatatgtctcaggtctcgggtctcaggtctcaagtctcaggtgtCAAGTcttttgtctcaggtctcaagtctttgtatgtcttttgtctcaggtcttataCGAAGTTATGGTAGCAGCGAAGAACCGATGCACCTTTAAGAATGGCAAATGTGTGAAATGCTCTTGCAGACGATTAAGAGAAACGGTTTTCgaacttataaataaaaattatgtgctGCTACCTAGACAACAGAACCTTCGAGGTATCTGCCAATGGATTGCTCGCAATTCCTTAAACGTCAGAAAATGGAGCTCCGACATTATCCGTAAAACTGTTTAAGGAGAGAGAGTACTTCGACTTTTAcgtttcgaagaaaaattctTAGAGTTTTAAGTCTAACGTAGATTACCGCTTTATGTACATTGTCGTTAAttttataccgtatttttttttttaacctggaggcaaaccagaggcaacctaggttcgctctaactgctgtcatcgtgctcatttattgctctacacgctagaaactattaaaccatttattattcaaaaataaccatttttgaccttttcccgggaaatgtcattttatgagttctccatgagaactcataaaatgacttttcggggagaagtagaaatatggttgttttttaacCGCATGGGAGATTAccgtagaaattcaaaaatggttatttttcagcCGTAAGGGCTGTTTTGTGCGATGAGATTACAATTGTTGAAggaattaataaaataagagttatcagaacattaattttattgtttttgtactTAAAACTTATAAACTATGCCCCATTATAGTAATTTGAAAGCCTGTTTGTATATTATGACTGCCACCTTATAGCTTTAGGTAAACGCCAACAGCAGCCGAATAACCTGGTAGCAGGAGTAAAATTCCCCCACGAGCGCTACCGAAACCTGATAAGAAAGCGAGCTTTTGCGGGATGGCCAATACCATTATCCCTAGTTTGCTATCTTTAACGGGGTGAGGGTGGAGGAGGCGGGTCTGGCTAATAATCTTTGACTCGCTggtgatgtttttcaaacattttggcCTCCTTCCGGGTGGTGCTCCAGCTCCTTCCGGGCGGTGTGAAAAACAATTCCTGTATTCCATTAGCAGTGGCTGGTAACGATGGACCGGTGAGTGAGTCCTCGTCCTATTGAATGTTGTTGGTTTATCAAACGGAATCGAATCGGCATCATTCAAACGGCACCctgaaatttttctttgttcaTGATGGGATCGACAAATAATTGGAATAAATCACTTACCTTTCTCCATCTTCGACAAATCTGAAGTTTGTACGATTTCCAGCACCGATTTTTCAGGAAACTAGATGCTGTTCCGCGGAAGAAAAAATTTGCTTGGGCGTCCGGCTGCAGTTTGAACtgctttcaaaatggcgatatcaaattattcaaccattttatggtttatactcgaaaactaccaaaatggttaaaattcttgctagaaaaattattgaaaaataaccatattggcgatTTTGAAGTAAacatcataaaatggttatttaagaacTATAAATGGTTATAAGAAAATGAGCGTGTAGAGGCAACCAAGGTTCGCTCGAAgaacggacggagtcgccctgagaagaaagtcagttctcaacgttgttgtcaaaacattaaacagctgtttttggctgaaagcaaaacagttgaaataataaacgggaaaatgattatttccgcgattttgaacctctcagccaagcaaaatcgtactatctgctgtccagtgcaatccggacacgaaaaaaggcaatccggatttgaagaaccgaatgaagaaatccagaagggagaataaaatgacagctgcatgtaaacatttcgctcgttctcacgcacacctacacagtaaacgaaaattaccgagttcggtaatttttttaccgaaatcctaacatgtgtaaatcgttaaactgttcggtagtattttcggtaaaaaataaacgaacatcggtaaatcgattcttcatttagcgatgttcgtttgttttttaccgaaaaaattaccgaacagtttaacgatttacacatgttaggatttcggtaaaaaaattaccgaactcggtaatttttgtttactgtgtacgtatggaataactcgaaacccgaaagtcgtttttttattcggacggttccagagccaaatccggaatgaaaaaaaaaaaaaaaattacgccaTTAGTatttcatttggatcaatatgtgatctgttgatttataataaaataataatagcaCAAGGGGCCATGCAATCACTGAACGACGTTATTCCTAATAACATTCTTCATGTAGATATTGTGTTTTTGATTGCACAAGGTGTAGACAAGAGCAAAATTCGCCAGCAGTTAAGAGCATCTGTCTATGCTGTCATTTGATagataaaaaatgttgatttcacGGTTTTGGTTCCTGAATCCTAACTTATACACATTCGTAGTAGCATCAAACGAAGTATACATaccattttatttatattaatttaGTCAGGTTACCTGACTCAGGCGGTACCTACTTGAATAATGTTATTTTCACCAAATCAAAGTTATCAAACATTGTTCAAAAAATATCGCTTATTTGCTAGGTCCTGGTAGCAGCCAACCGGCAGCAGGGTTCCCGGAAGCAGACCGAAAACGAAGAGGAGAAGTACCTGCGGCTGTTCGTGCTCATCCCGAAGGAGATGTCCGAAGAATCGCTGCGCGACGAATTCGGAGAGTACGGTTCCATCGAAAATGTGACCATCATCCGGGACAAGGTGACCAAGGAGGGCAAGGGGTTCGCGTACGTCAAATTCGCCCGGTTCACTCACGCAGCCCGCGCCTTCGAGGGTTGCGATGCCAAGTATAAGGCCGTTTTCGCGGAACCGAAGCCACCACGGAATGCTTCCGTTTCCTCGAGTGAGAACTTCGGTGGATTCGGTGCTGGCGGCAGTGGCTCCAATGGGTTCCAGGACGATAGACGTGGTGGCCAGGGACCGGTTACGGGACCTTCGATGGGCTTTGGATCCATGGGAGATCGCCGGGGACCGGGCCTTAGTGATCGCGGTGGGGTGAATTTTGGCTTCAACAGCAGCGGTTATTCCAGTCAACCCGTGAATCCCAACGATACAACTTTGACCGTCTTGTGCAGCCCCTCGTTGAACCAGGATCAGTTGTGGCGACTGTTCGACATTATTCCGGGATTGGACTACTGTCAGATCAACAATGATTACAGTGAGTAACTTGGTAAAAGTTCGATTTCTATAGTGTTATTTTCAcgctttttttcattattttaagatACACGAAACGCTACAGCAACGGTAGTTTACAACAACGCACAGTCAGCCTTGTATGCTCGCGACAAGATACACGGTTTGGAGTATCCTCCGGGAGAGAGGCTCATCATTCGTCTGGGCCACGAAACCGTGGGTGTGTTGCCACAAAATAACGACCCTTTCAATAACGGAACAGGTAATTTTGATCTTCTTAGAATTTTAACATAAACATAACCCTGAACAAAATTTGATCGACCAGCAGGCAAAAACTCATCGGACAACAGCATGTGCACCGTTCCACTCCCAGCGCCGCAGCCGATGGCCAACCCGAATGCAGCCGTAGCGGCACGTTGTTTCATTGTATGCCTGCCGAAGGCGTTACCCGCCAACATTCTGAAGCAAACTTTCTGCCGCTTCGGGGATCTGATTGATGTGTTCCTGTTGCCAAACAAAACCTACGGATACGCTAAGTTTGCGAGCGAGAAAAGCGCTAAGAAAGCGATGGAAATTTTGCATGGAGCCGAAGTTATGAACATTCGATTGAAggtgaatttttgtttaaaggaggaaaaatcgaaaatatataaCCTTTATTTTCTTCTATGATGCACAGGTGTTGGAAGCCGAGGACCCAAACAACGACCGCCGGAAGCGCATGCGCCATGACGAGCGCATGGACAATGAGTAAACATTTTCTTGCATGTTGAATATTGGAGTAGTAGTTCCTGTGTTTTCCATTCGGATGGAAAACAACCCGATGCTGTGCGAGAGATCTTCGGACTCGACTCGAAGGACCAGGTAATTTGTACTTGAAATTTACCAATCATCATCACTGGCCCCTTgccggtgattttttttctggtattTATAGGTTCCGGAGCGAAGCTGCAAGGAAAACTCTGCTTTTAGAAAGCTGTTGTCAGAGTATTGAAGAGTTGTCAGTGATCTTGATTTCGTTCATAGATTTGATCACATCGGTATTGTTTCTAAATTGATACAGGGGAAAATGGTCCGCTGTAATTACAATTTCGATCAATCTACATATCAAAAAGTAGAGTTTGTTAAAACTCATGCTTTTGATACTACAGAAAACTGCTGGGGTGAAATTTATTCGGAGAACAAATATAAAACCGCAATTTTCAACCCTGTATAACCCTGCTTCATCTTAGGAAAGGGTTtgctaaaatcaaatatttcaatttattttcaacaacatAACGCAATGATAACAGGTGTTCGACAAATGGTGTGTCAATCGGAAAAAAGAAGGTTCGAAACCAGTCATAAAAATTAAGTTCCAAAAAACTATTTTGGCAGtctaaaaaaacagtttgttcttttgtttttttttgctcttaaTAGATGAATATATGAAACTACGGGCCTAACAAACAGgaccttgaaaaaaaattgaacgaatGGAACACAAGTGCCAAACCGGTCCTTAGACAGGGCTTGTATTTCAAAgattaaatcaagttttcatCATCCATACGGTTTCTGCTGTgtaaaagtttttaatcacaaaccaagaagcgatttttttttgccagaaaAGCCAGGGTTTTAAAAAGTTGAATCtattttctgtaaatttgtTAACAAAACTGTTATTATTTATCTTGAGATTTTGAAGCTCCGTACCCTGGGTTCCCATGGGTCACGGCGGCGGTGTGCATGCTTGtgataatgatggtttactaTCATTGTCCTGAGAGGGTCGTTGCACACATCTTGTCAAGCATGGATCATAATATGACTCAAATTAGAAGGCGTGATGGACacctttattttcattaaattagcgGTAGGTTCAGTGGTGTcccaatttttcatgatccatgctggtaagatgaatgggagttgaaacacttgccctcccttccgttgaacaatgggaaaattttgtagtgaaaatatcacattttgccgtcataaagtgatacttttcaatagggcataattTGTTTGGTAAGGTAGTTAGCTAGTTTAGTTTCATAGAATTAGGATGTTTCAAGTATTGCTAGGTTAGGTATAGGTAatggtattcgcctccccaatgctctagaaagtgtgcatttgcggtttatgaatttcgttggcttattcttaaatcaagcattttacaagaactaggggCTCATTGGATGGTAATGctgttttgacaaatatgatatttcAGTTTGTAATACACTTTcgacatttgtttttatttattt
This sequence is a window from Uranotaenia lowii strain MFRU-FL chromosome 3, ASM2978415v1, whole genome shotgun sequence. Protein-coding genes within it:
- the LOC129755652 gene encoding 40S ribosomal protein S27 — its product is MPLAKDFLHPLPAEEKRKHKLKRLVPHPNSYFMDVKCPGCYKITTVFSHAQSVVVCSNCTTILCQPTGGKARLTEGCSFRKKPY
- the LOC129755642 gene encoding RNA-binding protein 45 isoform X1; this encodes MEQKYNMADRRSGGSSRNNFNDEKSPADIPPMSRLFIICSKSMTEDLLREHFGKYGLIEEIWIVKDRQSGDAKGVAYIKFSKTSEAAQALEEMNGKTIGDNSRPIKVLVAANRQQGSRKQTENEEEKYLRLFVLIPKEMSEESLRDEFGEYGSIENVTIIRDKVTKEGKGFAYVKFARFTHAARAFEGCDAKYKAVFAEPKPPRNASVSSSENFGGFGAGGSGSNGFQDDRRGGQGPVTGPSMGFGSMGDRRGPGLSDRGGVNFGFNSSGYSSQPVNPNDTTLTVLCSPSLNQDQLWRLFDIIPGLDYCQINNDYNTRNATATVVYNNAQSALYARDKIHGLEYPPGERLIIRLGHETVGVLPQNNDPFNNGTAGKNSSDNSMCTVPLPAPQPMANPNAAVAARCFIVCLPKALPANILKQTFCRFGDLIDVFLLPNKTYGYAKFASEKSAKKAMEILHGAEVMNIRLKVLEAEDPNNDRRKRMRHDERMDNE
- the LOC129755642 gene encoding RNA-binding protein 45 isoform X2, with translation MEQKYNMADRRSGGSSRNNFNDEKSPADIPPMSRLFIICSKSMTEDLLREHFGKYGLIEEIWIVKDRQSGDAKGVAYIKFSKTSEAAQALEEMNGKTIGDNSRPIKVLVAANRQQGSRKQTENEEEKYLRLFVLIPKEMSEESLRDEFGEYGSIENVTIIRDKVTKEGKGFAYVKFARFTHAARAFEGCDAKYKAVFAEPKPPRNASVSSSENFGGFGAGGSGSNGFQDDRRGGQGPVTGPSMGFGSMGDRRGPGLSDRGGVNFGFNSSGYSSQPVNPNDTTLTVLCSPSLNQDQLWRLFDIIPGLDYCQINNDYNTRNATATVVYNNAQSALYARDKIHGLEYPPGERLIIRLGHETVGVLPQNNDPFNNGTGKNSSDNSMCTVPLPAPQPMANPNAAVAARCFIVCLPKALPANILKQTFCRFGDLIDVFLLPNKTYGYAKFASEKSAKKAMEILHGAEVMNIRLKVLEAEDPNNDRRKRMRHDERMDNE
- the LOC129755649 gene encoding uncharacterized protein LOC129755649, producing MEKGCRLNDADSIPFDKPTTFNRTRTHSPVHRYQPLLMEYRNCFSHRPEGAGAPPGRRPKCLKNITSESKIISQTRLLHPHPVKDSKLGIMVLAIPQKLAFLSGFGSARGGILLLLPGYSAAVGVYLKL